In Musa acuminata AAA Group cultivar baxijiao chromosome BXJ2-10, Cavendish_Baxijiao_AAA, whole genome shotgun sequence, a genomic segment contains:
- the LOC135582135 gene encoding autophagy-related protein 9-like isoform X1 — translation MFSRHVLSRFEWPWRSKSPLTTQLLDDRPTDVELSVYSKLPGPDPDSPSGLLNGEELNTEPIVDLDLFFGSLYNYYCEKGLRCITLKWIVEILSVIFVECFIWFFLLVVDWPALRNARCGMDALESGNKPCDLAKEAINKHPLVPFTFTKGVIVGSMIILAIYGVFNFLKFIVQFKSTLKVRDFYYNSLNVTDRDIQTTSWPVMLEKVIKLQRSQQLCVIRNLTAHDIVMRMMRKENYLIGMLNKRVLAFPIHCWIPGAGPVLIKNGRKYHMILPKTLEWTLNWCIFQSMFDSKFCIRREFLENPSLLRKRLKIVGIGMFLISPCLVIFMLVYLFLRHAEQFYHHPSTASSRRWSNLSKWIFREFNEVEHLFRYRMSNSIVHASNYLKQFPAPLVTIVAKFISFVSGGFAAILIIIAFMDESLLEGHVFGRNLFWYAAIFGSVTAISRAAVADELQVLDHEGAMSLVVDHTHYMPKKWRGKENSDFVRSEFETLFQYTGMMLLEEMVSIFLTPIMLIFVVPERVDDILRFISDYTVYVDGVGHICSFSAFDFKSHGNGQYGSPYDAARERRSSQGKMEKSFFSFQCTYPTWEPSDDGRQFLSTLQNFKEKQIHQGRLQDNSHTWTWQTIRGLRVRHEIIHRFPSGNVFSGNGGFPRYDHHPGSVWLTNHEQRNHPYILDWYYTSKPLEDPENPEDSPLSEKEMAFESIQDFHATQSNLQTEVKNTDQSWDLPFSDRLQSHIEASTSGSLFKNSAPQDLDRHIMHHRWWDRTALTASAAQASFLEPPSFGHHDYSHHSDDVHGGGSEYLGNLQRLSETSDVGEADDEVLDLPFVDSYVGTLKNLTVRIPRMSDDRIH, via the exons ATGTTCAGTAGGCACGTTCTTAGCCGGTTTGAATGGCCATGGCGAAGCAAAAGTCCTCTAACGACCCAGTTGCTCGATGATAGGCCGACTGATGTAGAATTGTCTGTTTACTCTAAGTTGCCAGGTCCTGATCCTGACAGCCCATCTGGCCTTCTTAATGGTGAAGAATTGAACACAGAACCAATTGTTGATTTAGATCTCTTCTTTGGATCTCTCTACAATTATTATTGCGAGAAAGGGTTACGGTGCATCACTCTAAAGTGGATAGTTGAGATCCTTTCTGTAATCTTTGTTGAATGTTTTATTTGGTTTTTCTTATTGGTTGTTGATTGGCCTGCTCTCCGCAACGCAAGATGTGGGATGGATGCACTTGAGTCTGGAAATAAGCCTTGTGATCTCGCAAAGGAGGCCATCAATAAACACCCACTTGTACCTTTTACTTTTACCAAAGGTGTCATTGTTGGGTCCATGATTATATTGGCAATCTATGGAGTATTCAACTTTTTGAAGTTCATTGTGCAATTCAAAAGTACACTAAAAGTTCGTGACTTCTATTATAACAG TCTCAATGTCACAGATCGTGATATTCAAACAACTTCATGGCCCGTTATGTTAGAAAAAGTCATAAAATTACAGCGGTCACAGCAACTGTGTGTGATCAGAAATCTTACTGCACATGACATAGTGATGCGAATGATGCGGAAGGAGAACTACTTAATTGGAATGCTCAACAAACGTGTTcttgcttttccaattcattGTTGGATCCCTGGAGCTGGTCCTGTTTTGATTAAAAATGGGAGGAAATATCATATGATACTACCAAAGACTCTTGAATGGACATTAAATTGGTGCATATTTCAAAGTATGTTTGACAG TAAATTTTGTATTCGGAGAGAATTCCTAGagaacccttcattattgagaaaGAGGCTAAAGATTGTTGGGATTGGGATGTTTCTCATTTCACCATGTCTAGTAATCTTCATGCTAGTATACCTGTTCCTAAGGCATGCTGAACAGTTCTATCATCATCCAAGCACAGCATCATCTCGGAGGTGGTCAAATTTATCGAAGTGGATATTCAGGGAATTCAATGAG GTTGAACACTTGTTCAGATATCGCATGAGCAATAGCATAGTACACGCTTCAAATTATCTTAAGCAGTTTCCTGCACCTCTTGTGACCATAGTTGCGAAATTTATATCTTTTGTGTCCGGTGGTTTTGCTGCTATTTTGATCATTATTGCCTTTATGGATGAATCTCTGTTGGAGGGCCAT GTTTTTGGTCGCAATTTGTTCTGGTATGCTGCCATTTTTGGATCTGTAACTGCTATAAGTCGAGCTGCTGTAGCTGATGAGCTTCAGGTCCTTGATCATGAAGGAGCCATGTCTCTTGTTGTGGATCATACGCATTATATGCCAAAGAAATGGCGCGGTAAAGAAAACAGTGACTTCGTTCGCTCAGAATTTGAGACCCTGTTCCAg TATACTGGAATGATGTTGCTGGAGGAGATGGTGTCAATTTTCCTAACTCCAATTATGTTAATATTTGTTGTACCCGAG CGTGTTGACGATATCCTACGCTTTATCTCGGACTACACAGTGTATGTTGATGGCGTTGGTCACATCTGCAG TTTCAGTGCTTTTGACTTCAAAAGCCATGGGAATGGGCAGTATGGTTCTCCCTATGATGCAGCAAGAGAGAGGAGGAGTTCCCAAGGGAAAATGGAGAAGTCTTTCTTCAG CTTCCAATGCACATACCCGACCTGGGAACCCAGTGATGATGGTCGACAGTTCCTTTCCACTCTTCAAAATTTCAAGGAGAAGCAGATCCACCAAGGCCGTCTGCAGGATAATTCACACACATGGACATGGCAAACAATCCGAGGTTTGAGAGTCCGGCATGAAATCATCCACAGATTCCCTTCAGGCAATGTGTTTTCTGGTAATGGAGGCTTTCCAAGGTATGACCACCACCCGGGGTCTGTCTGGCTAACAAATCATGAACAAAGAAATCACCCATATATTCTGGATTGGTATTACACTTCCAAGCCTCTTGAGGATCCGGAAAATCCAGAAGATTCACCTTTGTCAGAAAAAGAAATGGCTTTTGAGTCGATCCAAGATTTTCATGCGACACAGAGCAACCTGCAAACTGAGGTCAAGAACACGGATCAGAGCTGGGATCTTCCCTTCTCTGACCGTCTTCAGAGTCACATTGAAGCCTCCACTTCTGGCTCCTTGTTCAAGAATTCTGCACCTCAAGATCTAGACCGTCACATCATGCATCATCGGTGGTGGGACCGTACAGCTCTTACTGCTTCTGCGGCTCAGGCCAGTTTTCTTGAACCCCCCAGCTTTGGGCACCATGATTATAGTCATCACAGTGATGATGTGCATGGTGGCGGTAGCGAATATCTGGGTAACCTTCAAAGATTATCCGAGACGAGTGACGTGGGTGAAGCTGACGATGAAGTGCTAGACCTCCCATTTGTAGATAGTTATGTTGGAACGTTGAAGAACCTGACAGTAAGAATACCACGAATGAGCGACGATCGGATTCATTGA